A section of the Microbulbifer pacificus genome encodes:
- a CDS encoding Rieske (2Fe-2S) protein, with translation MQKHFLCRYEDLNEGDSKGFSVGDNSAGMANVFAVKKDGEVFAYKNICPHRGINLEWQPDQFLDSEKALIQCATHGALFEISTGECIAGPCAGDALTPVPVEYTQDGLYVLLAD, from the coding sequence ATGCAAAAGCACTTTCTCTGCCGCTACGAAGACCTCAACGAAGGCGACTCCAAAGGCTTCTCCGTCGGTGACAACAGTGCCGGCATGGCCAATGTGTTTGCAGTAAAAAAAGACGGCGAAGTGTTCGCCTACAAGAACATCTGCCCGCACCGGGGCATCAATCTGGAGTGGCAACCGGACCAGTTCCTGGACTCGGAAAAGGCCCTGATCCAGTGCGCCACCCACGGCGCCCTGTTCGAGATCAGCACCGGAGAATGCATCGCCGGCCCCTGTGCCGGGGATGCGCTGACACCAGTGCCGGTGGAATACACCCAGGACGGGCTTTACGTTTTGTTGGCTGACTGA
- the htpX gene encoding protease HtpX, which translates to MLRIGLFLLTNLAVMLLVGIIFNLLGIQGILDANGVGLNLPGLLVMCAVFGIGGSLISLLMSKTLARMSTRTQIIQQPQTADERWLVDTVRELSQKAGIGMPDVGIFPMPQANAFATGWNRNSALVAVSEGLLQRFSRDEARAVIGHEIGHVANGDMVTLALIQGVVNTFVMFFARLVGFFVDRVLLRNEEGLGIGYYITSIIMDMVFGVFAMFVVAWFSRRREYRADAAGAHLASTNAMIAALARIKAESEAGREQPLPANMKAFGIYGNSMAALLASHPPLEDRILALQNSGR; encoded by the coding sequence ATGCTGCGAATAGGGCTTTTCTTACTGACGAACCTGGCGGTAATGCTACTCGTCGGTATTATTTTTAACTTGCTGGGTATTCAAGGCATTCTCGACGCCAACGGCGTTGGTCTGAACCTTCCGGGCCTGCTGGTGATGTGTGCGGTTTTCGGTATCGGCGGCTCACTGATATCCCTGTTGATGTCAAAAACCCTCGCGCGCATGTCCACCCGCACCCAGATCATTCAGCAGCCGCAGACTGCGGATGAGCGCTGGCTGGTAGACACCGTGCGTGAGCTGTCGCAGAAAGCCGGCATCGGTATGCCTGATGTGGGTATTTTTCCCATGCCCCAAGCCAACGCGTTTGCCACAGGCTGGAACCGCAACAGCGCACTGGTCGCAGTGAGCGAAGGTCTGCTGCAGCGCTTCAGTCGCGATGAGGCCCGCGCGGTAATCGGTCACGAGATCGGCCACGTGGCTAACGGCGATATGGTGACCCTGGCGCTGATCCAGGGCGTGGTGAACACCTTCGTGATGTTCTTTGCCCGTCTTGTTGGCTTCTTTGTCGACCGGGTACTGCTGCGCAATGAAGAAGGCCTGGGAATCGGCTACTACATCACCTCCATCATCATGGACATGGTGTTCGGCGTATTCGCAATGTTCGTCGTTGCCTGGTTCAGCCGCCGCCGTGAGTACCGCGCGGATGCCGCAGGCGCGCATCTCGCCAGCACCAACGCCATGATCGCTGCGCTCGCGCGTATCAAGGCCGAATCGGAAGCCGGCCGCGAACAGCCGCTACCCGCCAACATGAAAGCCTTCGGTATTTATGGCAACAGCATGGCCGCGCTGCTCGCCAGCCACCCGCCCCTTGAGGATCGGATTCTGGCGCTGCAAAATTCTGGCCGCTAA
- a CDS encoding S1C family serine protease, translating into MILNSISRKLSISFATTLLLLFTPLVPAQAESRVPQFATDDEVNTMQVFNFASPSVVYVTNETLVRDRWSLKLHSVPKGAGSGFIWDDQGHVVTNFHVIEGARKVTITLQDRSEWAAELVGSAPEKDLAVVKISAPRELLKPLVPGSSAGLAVGRKVLAIGNPFGLDTTLTTGVVSALGREIDAAGNRTIRNVIQTDAAINPGNSGGPLLDSSGRLIGVNTAIYSPSGASVGIGFAIPVDTVKKIVPELIAHGRLVRPILGIESAPDQWASQYDFKGVAVLRTAPGMPADKAGLRGVYRGERGGWQLGDVIVGIDGHPIGNYDDMMNVLENHRPGDRVQVDYLRDGEALQTSLVLAAP; encoded by the coding sequence ATGATACTGAATTCAATCTCCCGCAAACTTTCCATTTCCTTCGCCACCACCCTGCTCCTGCTGTTCACCCCGCTGGTTCCCGCGCAGGCGGAGTCGCGTGTTCCCCAGTTCGCCACCGACGACGAAGTGAATACCATGCAGGTATTCAATTTCGCCAGCCCATCCGTGGTGTATGTGACCAACGAAACCCTGGTGCGCGATCGCTGGAGCCTCAAGCTGCACAGCGTACCCAAGGGCGCCGGCAGCGGCTTTATCTGGGACGACCAGGGACACGTGGTGACCAACTTCCACGTCATCGAAGGTGCGCGCAAAGTCACCATCACCCTGCAGGACCGCAGTGAATGGGCGGCAGAGCTGGTGGGGTCCGCCCCGGAAAAAGACCTGGCCGTGGTCAAGATCAGCGCCCCGCGCGAATTGCTGAAGCCGCTGGTTCCGGGCAGCTCTGCCGGGCTCGCGGTGGGCCGCAAGGTACTCGCCATCGGCAACCCCTTCGGCCTCGACACCACCCTTACCACCGGTGTGGTGAGTGCTTTGGGCCGTGAGATTGACGCCGCCGGCAACCGCACCATCCGCAATGTGATCCAGACCGATGCGGCCATCAACCCGGGCAATTCCGGTGGACCCCTGCTCGACAGCAGCGGCCGTCTGATCGGGGTCAATACCGCGATCTACAGCCCCAGCGGCGCGAGCGTGGGCATTGGCTTTGCCATCCCGGTGGATACGGTGAAAAAGATCGTGCCGGAACTGATTGCCCATGGCCGCCTGGTACGCCCGATCCTGGGCATCGAATCGGCGCCGGACCAGTGGGCGAGCCAATATGACTTCAAGGGCGTCGCAGTACTGCGCACCGCTCCGGGCATGCCTGCAGACAAGGCGGGCCTCCGCGGTGTCTACCGCGGTGAGCGCGGCGGCTGGCAGCTCGGGGACGTGATTGTGGGTATCGACGGCCACCCCATCGGCAACTACGACGACATGATGAACGTGCTGGAAAATCACCGCCCAGGTGACCGGGTGCAAGTGGATTATCTGCGCGACGGCGAGGCGCTGCAGACTTCGCTGGTGCTCGCCGCGCCCTGA
- a CDS encoding aldehyde dehydrogenase family protein: MQRLQCISPIDNSVYVERPLATEYEIQNALSRAQGAQLSWRQVSIAERAALVRAAVKNLQQKKSELAVEICWQMGRPVAYAGGEIDGLAERALYMADLAESAHGPLNDILLPEKAGFRRFIRREPLGAAFVIAPWNYPYLTAINAVVPALLAGNSVILKHSAQTPLCAERLVEAFTEAGLPQGVFQYLHLDHRDAEQIVINGSVQHVAFTGSVAGGAAMESAAAGRFLSVGLELGGKDPAYVRADADLEHAVASVVDGAFFNSGQSCCGIERLYVHHTLFDEFVLRATALIRNYRLGRPDDKGTTLGPMVRATAADFVRDQIDEAVAQGARAHIDGGEFELDQRGSAYMAPQLLTNVNHNMRVMSEESFGPVLGVMPVADDNEALALMNDSEYGLTAAIYSADEDAALALGDGLQTGTVFLNRCDYLDPALAWTGVKNSGRGCTLSGIGFEHLTRPKSFHFKLVP; the protein is encoded by the coding sequence ATGCAAAGACTTCAGTGCATTTCCCCCATCGACAACAGTGTTTACGTCGAGCGACCGCTGGCCACGGAATATGAAATCCAGAATGCCCTGAGCCGTGCACAGGGCGCGCAATTGAGTTGGCGGCAGGTTTCCATTGCCGAGCGCGCGGCACTGGTGCGCGCGGCGGTGAAAAATCTGCAGCAGAAAAAATCCGAACTGGCTGTGGAGATCTGCTGGCAGATGGGTAGGCCAGTTGCCTATGCCGGAGGGGAGATCGACGGTCTCGCGGAGCGCGCGCTGTATATGGCCGATCTGGCGGAATCTGCCCACGGTCCACTGAACGATATCCTGTTGCCGGAAAAGGCCGGCTTCCGGCGCTTTATTCGCCGTGAGCCGCTGGGTGCCGCGTTCGTCATCGCACCGTGGAATTATCCCTACCTCACTGCGATCAATGCGGTGGTGCCGGCGCTATTGGCCGGCAACAGCGTGATCCTGAAGCACTCGGCACAGACGCCGCTGTGCGCCGAGCGGCTGGTGGAGGCGTTCACCGAGGCGGGGCTGCCGCAAGGGGTTTTCCAGTACCTGCACCTGGACCACCGCGACGCCGAGCAGATCGTGATCAACGGCAGCGTGCAGCACGTCGCCTTTACCGGTTCCGTCGCCGGCGGTGCGGCTATGGAAAGCGCGGCGGCCGGGCGCTTTCTCTCTGTGGGGCTTGAACTCGGCGGCAAGGACCCGGCCTATGTACGTGCGGATGCCGATCTGGAGCACGCGGTGGCGTCGGTGGTGGATGGGGCGTTTTTCAATTCCGGGCAGTCCTGTTGTGGTATCGAGCGTTTATATGTCCACCACACGCTGTTCGATGAATTTGTGCTGCGGGCGACGGCACTGATCCGCAACTACCGCCTTGGTCGTCCCGATGATAAAGGCACAACTCTGGGACCGATGGTGCGTGCCACCGCCGCCGATTTTGTTCGCGACCAGATCGACGAAGCGGTGGCGCAGGGCGCGCGGGCACATATCGACGGCGGCGAGTTCGAACTGGACCAGCGCGGCAGCGCCTACATGGCCCCGCAGCTGTTGACCAACGTCAATCACAATATGCGGGTGATGAGCGAGGAGTCTTTCGGCCCGGTGTTGGGGGTGATGCCGGTGGCGGACGACAATGAGGCGCTGGCGCTGATGAATGACAGTGAATACGGCCTCACCGCGGCGATCTATTCCGCCGACGAGGACGCGGCACTGGCGCTGGGTGACGGGCTGCAGACCGGCACGGTCTTTTTAAATCGCTGCGATTACCTGGACCCGGCGCTGGCCTGGACCGGGGTTAAGAATTCCGGTCGCGGCTGCACATTATCCGGCATCGGCTTCGAACATCTCACCCGGCCCAAATCCTTTCACTTCAAACTCGTGCCCTGA
- a CDS encoding glutamine synthetase family protein — protein sequence MDESTELPTSSPVSVTPSSLSSATVAAATAPLSPRQVRTVEEAKQIVEARGLSHVKVGLFDNDGVMRGKYMSREKFFASLDKGFAFCDVVLGWDVQDQQYDNTRYTGWHTGYPDAPVRILPHTCREVPFEDGMLLFLAEFDGAAEAVCPRALLRRVIQRCEQAGFAPFGSLEYEFFVFDETPDSARAKGYRNLKPFTPGWFGYSMIRNSVHADLYHEILELAERMDFPIEGLHTETGPGVLEAAIAVDGVGAAADKAALFKTFIKVLAERRGLMATFMAKWSNDYPGQSGHIHLSLRNKKDNTSAFFAEGQPHSMSETQRHFLAGQQRLMPELLCMVAPTINSYRRMIPGFWAPTHATWGVENRTAALRVIPGSDKSQRQEYRLGAADANPYLALAVALGSGLYGVEQGWEPGKKVEGNAYAAEQPQELALPRTLWDAAQRLKQSQAARDLFGDAFVEHFAASREWEEREFRKHIGDWELQRYFEII from the coding sequence ATGGACGAGTCCACCGAACTGCCGACGTCATCGCCGGTATCTGTCACCCCATCTTCTCTCTCCAGCGCCACGGTTGCCGCGGCCACTGCTCCCCTCAGTCCGCGTCAGGTGCGCACGGTGGAGGAGGCGAAGCAGATTGTGGAGGCCCGCGGCCTCAGCCATGTGAAGGTGGGGCTGTTTGATAACGACGGCGTGATGCGCGGCAAGTACATGAGTCGCGAGAAATTCTTCGCCTCCCTCGACAAGGGATTTGCCTTCTGCGATGTGGTGCTGGGATGGGACGTTCAGGATCAGCAGTACGACAACACTCGCTACACCGGCTGGCACACCGGTTATCCGGATGCACCGGTGCGCATTCTGCCCCATACCTGTCGCGAGGTGCCGTTTGAAGACGGCATGCTGCTGTTCCTCGCGGAGTTCGATGGCGCGGCGGAAGCGGTGTGCCCGCGGGCGCTGCTGCGGCGGGTAATCCAGCGCTGCGAGCAGGCCGGGTTTGCTCCCTTCGGGTCACTGGAGTACGAGTTCTTTGTGTTTGACGAAACACCGGATTCCGCCCGCGCCAAGGGCTACCGCAACTTGAAGCCGTTTACCCCCGGCTGGTTCGGCTACTCGATGATCCGCAACTCGGTGCACGCGGACCTGTACCACGAGATCCTGGAGCTGGCCGAGCGTATGGATTTCCCCATCGAGGGGCTGCACACCGAAACCGGCCCCGGGGTGCTGGAGGCAGCCATCGCCGTGGATGGCGTCGGCGCGGCGGCGGACAAGGCCGCGCTGTTCAAAACCTTTATCAAAGTGCTGGCGGAGCGGCGCGGGCTGATGGCCACCTTTATGGCCAAGTGGTCCAACGACTATCCCGGCCAGAGCGGGCATATCCACCTGTCGCTGCGCAACAAAAAAGACAACACCTCGGCATTTTTTGCCGAGGGCCAGCCCCATTCCATGAGCGAGACCCAGCGGCATTTCCTCGCCGGGCAGCAGCGGCTGATGCCGGAACTGCTGTGCATGGTCGCGCCCACCATCAACAGCTACCGGCGCATGATCCCGGGTTTCTGGGCGCCTACCCATGCGACCTGGGGTGTGGAAAACCGCACCGCCGCGCTGCGGGTAATCCCCGGCAGCGACAAATCCCAGCGCCAGGAATATCGCCTTGGCGCCGCCGATGCCAATCCCTACCTGGCGCTGGCGGTTGCGCTTGGCTCTGGTCTGTACGGAGTGGAGCAGGGCTGGGAGCCGGGCAAAAAAGTGGAGGGCAATGCCTACGCCGCAGAGCAGCCGCAAGAACTCGCGCTGCCGCGCACCCTGTGGGATGCCGCCCAGCGCTTGAAGCAGTCCCAGGCGGCGCGGGATCTGTTCGGGGATGCGTTTGTGGAGCACTTTGCCGCGAGCCGCGAGTGGGAAGAGCGCGAGTTCCGCAAGCACATCGGCGACTGGGAACTGCAGCGCTACTTTGAAATTATTTAA
- a CDS encoding iron-containing alcohol dehydrogenase, whose amino-acid sequence MTDKSFFTNWNYPTAMRVGAGRISELPQLCRELGMATPLLVTDPGLVSLPMVQSIVENSLVAGLPLAVFSEIKGNPTGANVSAGVAAFRAHGCDGVIALGGGSALDAGKAIALMVGQTHPIWDFEDVGDNYLRVNTHGMMPVIAIPTTAGTGSEVGRSSVITDENARLKKIIFHPRMLPEIVLLDPTLTLGLPAPITAATGMDALSHNLEAFCAPNFHPMAEGIALEAMRLISVYLPRAVADGNDLEARMQMLVASSMGATAFQRGLGAMHALAHPLGALYDKHHGLLNAILMPYVLVANRTAIEEPMSRLSRYLALPTAGFCGVLEWVLFLRRDFAIPHTLAEIGIGDEDADRIAQMAAADPSAPSNPLPFGADDYRGIFLNACRGEI is encoded by the coding sequence ATGACGGACAAATCCTTTTTCACCAACTGGAATTACCCCACGGCGATGCGCGTAGGTGCCGGGCGGATTTCCGAATTGCCGCAGTTGTGTCGGGAACTGGGCATGGCGACGCCGCTGCTGGTGACCGATCCCGGTCTGGTGTCCCTGCCGATGGTGCAGTCGATTGTGGAAAACTCGCTGGTGGCCGGTTTGCCACTCGCGGTATTCAGTGAGATCAAGGGCAATCCCACCGGTGCCAATGTGAGTGCCGGTGTGGCCGCGTTCAGGGCCCACGGCTGCGATGGGGTCATTGCACTGGGCGGCGGTTCCGCGCTGGATGCGGGCAAGGCGATTGCTCTTATGGTGGGGCAGACCCATCCGATCTGGGACTTTGAAGATGTCGGCGATAACTATCTCAGGGTAAATACCCACGGCATGATGCCGGTGATCGCGATTCCCACCACCGCGGGTACCGGCTCGGAGGTCGGGCGTTCATCCGTGATTACCGATGAAAATGCCAGACTGAAAAAAATCATTTTTCACCCGCGCATGCTGCCGGAAATTGTACTGCTTGATCCCACTCTCACCCTGGGGTTGCCGGCACCGATCACGGCCGCCACCGGCATGGATGCACTGTCCCACAACCTCGAAGCCTTCTGTGCCCCCAACTTCCATCCGATGGCGGAGGGGATTGCGCTGGAAGCCATGCGCCTGATCAGTGTGTATCTGCCGCGGGCCGTCGCCGATGGCAATGACCTGGAGGCGCGCATGCAGATGCTGGTGGCCTCCAGCATGGGCGCCACCGCCTTTCAGCGTGGACTCGGTGCCATGCACGCGCTGGCCCATCCGCTCGGTGCGCTATACGACAAGCATCACGGCCTGCTGAACGCGATCCTGATGCCCTACGTATTGGTCGCGAACCGCACTGCTATAGAAGAACCCATGAGCCGACTGTCCCGCTACCTGGCTTTACCCACAGCGGGTTTTTGCGGGGTACTGGAGTGGGTGCTGTTCCTGCGCCGGGATTTCGCTATCCCGCACACGCTGGCGGAGATTGGCATCGGCGACGAGGACGCGGACCGGATCGCGCAGATGGCGGCCGCCGATCCGTCGGCACCGAGCAATCCACTGCCGTTTGGCGCCGACGATTATCGCGGAATTTTCCTTAACGCCTGTCGCGGCGAAATTTGA
- a CDS encoding TfoX/Sxy family protein encodes MHPSQSELLKLKNLGLASVNILHSIGIRTLEDLRRVGPVEAFASIRRRGINASRVLLYALQGALLDVHWNDLDPDLKANLVSEAEQLLARKDSA; translated from the coding sequence ATGCACCCAAGTCAATCAGAGTTGTTAAAACTGAAAAACCTGGGACTCGCCTCTGTCAATATTCTCCACTCCATTGGCATACGCACCCTGGAAGATCTGCGGCGGGTTGGTCCGGTGGAAGCCTTTGCGAGTATTCGCCGCCGCGGCATCAACGCATCCCGGGTTTTGCTCTACGCACTGCAGGGGGCGCTGCTGGATGTGCACTGGAATGATCTCGACCCTGACCTCAAGGCCAATCTGGTGAGCGAAGCGGAACAATTGCTCGCGCGAAAAGACAGCGCCTGA
- the cysE gene encoding serine O-acetyltransferase, producing MLETGADTINESELKHREIWSTMRAEAAAAAAGEPVLASYFHNTVLRHRSLDRALAYQLASVLDHAALTATALQEVIAAALADDPHISHCMQADICAWFDRDPACDQYLTPFLYFKGFHALQSHRIAHWLWEKGRHTLALYFQSRVSEQFAVDIHPAATFGCGIMIDHATGLVVGETSVVGDDVSILHSVTLGGSGCGGGDRHPKIGRGVMIGAGAKVLGPVNIGEGVKIAAGSLVLRDVPAHATVAGVPARIVAAKSVAEPAFTMDQTLDSDD from the coding sequence ATGTTAGAAACGGGAGCGGATACCATCAACGAGAGTGAGCTGAAACATCGCGAAATCTGGTCCACCATGCGCGCAGAAGCAGCGGCAGCCGCTGCCGGGGAGCCGGTGCTGGCCAGTTATTTCCACAACACGGTATTGCGTCATCGCAGCCTGGACCGCGCGCTGGCATACCAGCTGGCGTCGGTACTGGATCACGCCGCCCTCACCGCCACCGCGCTGCAGGAAGTGATCGCTGCGGCACTGGCGGACGATCCGCATATTTCCCACTGTATGCAGGCGGACATCTGTGCCTGGTTTGATCGCGATCCCGCCTGCGACCAGTACCTGACACCGTTTCTCTACTTCAAGGGCTTTCATGCACTGCAGTCCCACCGCATTGCCCACTGGCTGTGGGAAAAGGGCCGGCACACGCTGGCGCTGTATTTCCAGAGCAGGGTGTCGGAGCAGTTTGCTGTGGATATCCATCCGGCGGCCACCTTTGGTTGCGGGATTATGATCGACCACGCGACCGGCCTGGTGGTAGGGGAGACCAGTGTGGTGGGGGACGATGTCTCCATCCTGCACTCGGTCACCCTGGGCGGCAGCGGCTGCGGCGGCGGCGACCGCCACCCGAAAATCGGCCGCGGCGTGATGATCGGCGCCGGTGCCAAGGTGTTGGGGCCGGTCAATATCGGCGAAGGCGTAAAAATCGCCGCCGGCAGCCTGGTGCTGAGGGATGTGCCCGCGCACGCCACCGTGGCCGGGGTCCCGGCGCGTATTGTCGCGGCAAAAAGTGTGGCGGAGCCCGCGTTTACCATGGACCAGACACTGGATTCCGACGACTGA
- a CDS encoding DNA-3-methyladenine glycosylase I: MPSTEKGPDGKPRCSWCLATAEYIAYHDNEWGFPVGDDRRLFEKICLEGFQSGLSWRTILSKRENFRKAFRNFDFNKVAKFDETDVERLLQDEGIVRHRGKIEAVINNARCAREMIRQEGSLAAYFWRFEPGESELDAPQTRSTSDISTAISKDLKKRGWKFVGPTTVYAFMQAMGLINDHMEDCKARGEVARARKQFHSPAK, encoded by the coding sequence ATGCCCAGCACAGAAAAGGGACCAGATGGAAAGCCGCGGTGCAGTTGGTGTCTGGCAACTGCAGAGTACATCGCCTACCACGATAACGAATGGGGGTTCCCGGTCGGCGACGACCGGCGTCTATTTGAAAAGATCTGCCTGGAGGGATTTCAGTCGGGGCTGAGCTGGCGCACCATTCTCAGCAAGCGGGAAAATTTCCGCAAAGCCTTCCGGAATTTCGACTTCAATAAAGTGGCGAAATTTGACGAAACCGATGTTGAACGGCTGCTACAGGATGAAGGTATAGTCCGGCACCGCGGCAAAATTGAAGCGGTGATCAACAATGCTCGCTGCGCCCGCGAGATGATTAGGCAGGAGGGCTCGCTGGCAGCCTATTTCTGGCGTTTTGAACCCGGGGAGAGTGAATTGGATGCACCGCAAACCCGCTCAACCTCGGACATATCCACCGCGATATCCAAAGACCTGAAAAAGCGCGGCTGGAAATTTGTCGGCCCCACCACCGTGTATGCATTTATGCAGGCCATGGGGCTGATCAATGATCACATGGAAGACTGCAAGGCGCGCGGGGAAGTGGCGCGGGCGAGGAAGCAATTCCACAGCCCGGCCAAATAA
- a CDS encoding M15 family metallopeptidase — translation MHRLLRDMLFGLSDAHVILEPVSGQLMHPEALTAFDQLRRDAREAGFDPKVVSGFRSFERQRTIWNGKACGRRPLLDSECRELDVACLSPAEIVFAILRWSALPGASRHHWGTDFDVIDTAAVAEDYRVQLTPEEVADEGVFGPFHCWLDQRIAEGNSYGLFRPYAEDRGGVAPERWHLSYAPRAKEFQRLLTGDLLCGQLQLCQLDANGDGDAAGVIFSDTICENMEEIFARFIAVPEEAYPNNISRL, via the coding sequence ATGCACCGACTCCTGCGCGACATGTTGTTCGGGCTGAGTGACGCGCACGTGATTCTCGAGCCGGTTTCCGGGCAGTTGATGCACCCGGAGGCACTCACCGCTTTTGACCAGTTGCGCCGCGACGCCCGTGAGGCCGGCTTCGATCCTAAAGTGGTGTCCGGGTTCCGCAGCTTCGAGCGCCAGCGCACTATCTGGAATGGCAAAGCCTGTGGTCGGCGACCGCTGCTCGACAGTGAATGCAGGGAACTCGACGTGGCGTGCCTGTCACCAGCAGAAATCGTATTCGCTATATTGCGCTGGTCAGCGCTGCCCGGCGCTTCGCGTCATCACTGGGGCACCGATTTCGACGTAATTGATACCGCCGCCGTGGCGGAGGACTACCGTGTGCAACTGACACCCGAAGAGGTCGCGGACGAGGGCGTCTTCGGCCCGTTCCACTGCTGGCTCGACCAGCGCATTGCCGAAGGCAACAGTTACGGGTTGTTCCGTCCCTATGCGGAAGATCGCGGCGGTGTTGCGCCGGAGCGCTGGCATCTGAGTTATGCGCCGCGGGCAAAAGAGTTTCAGCGACTGCTCACCGGCGATCTTTTGTGTGGGCAACTGCAATTGTGCCAGCTGGATGCGAATGGCGATGGGGACGCTGCAGGTGTGATATTTTCAGATACCATCTGCGAAAACATGGAAGAAATTTTTGCGCGTTTTATTGCCGTGCCGGAAGAGGCCTACCCCAATAATATTTCTCGCCTGTAA
- a CDS encoding choline/ethanolamine kinase family protein, which produces MSAAAENLLASEWRRWSDSLPQLIRPLAGGLTNRSFLIKTNEQLQVLRLNARNSDSLNLDRHAETEALQLAASADLSPPLIYRDPADRYQVTGYIDGTALDIRDQNALTHAAQLLRGIHTLPGISAGLDINKKIALYLAASDGTSQFHRQLHALQPQIAPHITTTTRLHKGPLNLCHNDLLATNILRREDGRLVAIDWEYAASGDPFFDLAVFVEGNGLAHNGRETLLQEYLQHPPAQCDRRRLFHWRVIYRYLEVLWYTVQFTSGKQSRAEDAVHIRACICRLEDLASTPVD; this is translated from the coding sequence ATGAGTGCGGCGGCGGAAAATCTTCTCGCCAGCGAGTGGCGGCGATGGAGCGACAGCCTGCCGCAGCTGATCCGGCCGCTCGCCGGCGGGCTGACCAACCGCAGTTTTCTGATCAAAACAAACGAGCAGTTACAGGTATTACGACTCAACGCGCGCAATAGCGACTCGCTGAATCTCGACCGCCATGCCGAGACCGAAGCACTACAGCTCGCCGCCAGCGCCGACCTCAGTCCGCCGCTGATCTACCGCGATCCAGCAGATCGCTATCAGGTAACCGGGTATATCGACGGCACCGCACTGGACATCCGCGACCAAAATGCCCTGACACACGCAGCGCAACTGTTGCGCGGGATCCACACCCTGCCCGGAATTTCCGCCGGGCTGGATATCAATAAAAAGATTGCGTTATACCTTGCGGCAAGCGACGGGACGTCACAATTCCATCGGCAGTTGCACGCACTGCAGCCGCAGATTGCGCCCCATATCACCACCACCACCAGACTGCACAAAGGCCCCCTCAACCTGTGCCACAACGATCTGCTGGCGACCAACATTCTCCGCCGTGAAGATGGTCGACTGGTAGCCATCGATTGGGAGTATGCCGCCAGCGGCGATCCATTTTTCGATCTGGCGGTGTTCGTGGAAGGAAATGGACTGGCGCACAACGGGCGTGAAACCCTGCTGCAGGAATATCTACAGCATCCGCCAGCCCAGTGCGACAGGCGCAGACTGTTCCATTGGCGGGTGATCTACAGGTATCTGGAAGTGCTCTGGTACACGGTGCAATTCACCAGCGGCAAACAGAGTCGCGCGGAAGATGCTGTACATATTCGAGCCTGCATTTGCCGGCTCGAGGATCTGGCATCGACGCCCGTAGATTAA
- the ppa gene encoding inorganic diphosphatase: MSFEKVSPGKDLPNDINVIIEIPANHAPIKYEIDKDADAVFVDRFVATPMFYPANYGYVPQTLSEDGDPLDVLVVAPYPVMVGSVIRSRVVGVLNMTDESGVDAKLLAVPHTKLTKLYDHVQEIGDLPELLIKQIEHYFENYKKLEAGKWVKVDGWADAEAARAEVMASRERYLKEEG, translated from the coding sequence ATGAGCTTCGAGAAGGTTTCCCCGGGCAAAGACCTGCCCAACGATATCAACGTCATCATCGAAATCCCCGCCAACCACGCGCCGATCAAGTATGAGATCGACAAGGACGCAGACGCGGTATTCGTAGACCGTTTCGTAGCTACCCCGATGTTCTACCCGGCCAACTACGGCTACGTACCCCAGACCCTGTCTGAAGACGGTGACCCCCTGGACGTGCTGGTAGTGGCTCCGTACCCGGTAATGGTCGGCTCCGTGATCCGCTCCCGCGTGGTTGGTGTGCTGAACATGACCGACGAATCCGGTGTAGACGCCAAACTGCTGGCAGTACCGCACACCAAGCTGACCAAACTGTACGACCACGTGCAGGAAATCGGCGACCTGCCAGAACTGCTGATCAAGCAGATCGAGCACTACTTCGAGAACTACAAAAAACTCGAAGCCGGCAAGTGGGTGAAAGTAGACGGCTGGGCCGACGCTGAAGCGGCGCGCGCAGAAGTTATGGCTTCCCGCGAGCGCTACCTGAAAGAAGAAGGCTGA